A window of Lodderomyces elongisporus chromosome 8, complete sequence genomic DNA:
ACAAGGTTGTGAATTGTGTTGTGCTATCTTGCATCCAAATACACAATTCATTTACTCTGGTCGTCGACTTTCTGATACAGCCACACgctattggcagcaccccattttgcagcacccatttggttttttgttatgacgcgtttggtagcATAACAGCGGTTCTGTCGTCCACACTTTCAATCCTTTAAGGTCCATTTCCAAATAATAGctatttttcaagttttttggCACTCCATCATAAtacaatttaaaattaTTAAGTCTGTTTTATagtaagaagaaaaagtggCTTAGGCTCTTGTAATTGACTAACAATAATATTTGGTTTGCTGAATGCTGGAATCCTACACTTAGCTACATACTGTTTATTCTATTGAAAGTATCaggaaaaaatatattagTCGAAACAATTTACTTCAAGTCGTGAAATCGAGTTTTGCAGGTGGAGCAAAGTTTTAAAGCATAGACAGTGGCAGGCAAACCATGCTCGTCGTCAAATACCTTCTATTCTTGTTCAATAATTCTTTGTACACCTATATCATTTTTGTAGTCGTAGTTCATTGTTCCCTAATCTTCCAAGATTTAATACAAGGTGACTCTTAATCTATGAGCAAACGCTAATTTTGGAATCACCACGCAGAGACAGCTTAGTCCATTTAGCAAAAACAAGTTTAAATCGTATTTTGAATAATGAGTACTGATTAAGAATAGTCCAATTGGTACAAGCATCAAGAATTTCTTTGTAGGAGTGTATTGATCACCATTATCAATTTGTTCCCACATCGTCAAATTATCGTAAGCACCACTATTGAATTCAAATGGTGTGCGTTTAACTTGGTGAAACATGATATACGAGCCAATAGTGTACGTGAGGTTTGTCAACGTCCATTTCCAATCATTATCCAAAACGCTAATGAAATTGTAGAAGATCTTGAGCAAAATGATAATCACTATATGAATTACCCACGCACCTTTTTGATTCACCCAATTGGCATTCACATTAGGATTTAGCGCCTGATCAATCTTGGTGTCCAAAGTGTCTGGTTCCAAGTGTTGGATTAATGACGAGGATCGGCGCTGTCTGGTAACGATATGTGCGGGTTGGTGGTGAGATGGCGTGGGGGTGAGGTCATTGGTTGTTGTACCACTATTACTTCTAAACCGAGATGGAGAGGAGCCACTGGCAACACCACCGATTGTTGTTGGAGCGTAGCTGCTTCGTCTAGAGCGCGGAGAGCCAGGGTTTGATTGTACAGAAGTGTGTCCTGTTGCGTATGATGACGATGGCGATGAAGTAATGTGCGATGGCGATGTATGAGACACGTTCAAACAGTTTTTCGAAAGGGGATCAATTGAATTTTGTGACGCTTGTGCCGCTTGTATGGGGACACCAGCAAAGGCATTGCTGGAGTTGGCAGTTGTAGAAGAAACGCCCTTTGTTCCGGTTGCAGCATTATAGGAGGATCCTCTAGATATCGATGGAGGCTGTCTCAATTCCTGCTGTTGACTTAAAGGTGGCGTTATCTTAATCTCCGCAGGCTTGAGTAATGGAGATTCATTAGAGTTGGAGGAAATGTCCGTCATTtcgttgttgctgttgttgctgttgttgttgttgttgttgttgctgttgttgctgttgttgttgctgttgttgctgttgctgttgttgctgttgttgttgttggtttcaatttaaaaaataaattaatatCGTTATCTAGAACCGTTGATTTACTGTTGTTATTGACAAGTCGTGCCTTGTGTGGAAAGCAGGAAATATCAACAAATAAGTAATGTGGAAGTATAAGATCTTGTATTAGTGGAGGaccaaaaaataataagtGTGATGATGCTTTAATGTGACGGCAATCAATTTTATTTGGTcttaaagagaaaaaaagggcgAGAGGGCGTGAGGGTGGAGGTTGATCACAGTCAttgacttttttcttcttttttttttttatttttttatttttatttttttttttttatttttttttttttatttttttaatttatttaattttattttattttaatttaagtttttaatttttcctttggtTCCTTCgccttttttcctctttgttTATGATTTTTTGTTCCTCTTTGGGTCTGTTTAAAGCTCTATGAGACTTTCTCGTGTACGATTCAATCTTTGAAGAAGTTAATAAAGTTACTATCTGTTAACTCTTTTTAATCGTCGCCTCTTTTATTCCCAATATTTATCAATGCCTTTTTAAGGCTGATTTCCTgccattttcaatttactTCAGAATTCGATAGTCATATAGTTCAATGCTAAGTTAGTTAGTTAGTTAGTTAGTTAGTTGCTTGTaatttatctttctttcttctttcctaCTACATAGAAC
This region includes:
- the ORM1 gene encoding sphingolipid homeostasis protein orm1 (BUSCO:EOG09264F60), which codes for MTDISSNSNESPLLKPAEIKITPPLSQQQELRQPPSISRGSSYNAATGTKGVSSTTANSSNAFAGVPIQAAQASQNSIDPLSKNCLNVSHTSPSHITSSPSSSYATGHTSVQSNPGSPRSRRSSYAPTTIGGVASGSSPSRFRSNSGTTTNDLTPTPSHHQPAHIVTRQRRSSSLIQHLEPDTLDTKIDQALNPNVNANWVNQKGAWVIHIVIIILLKIFYNFISVLDNDWKWTLTNLTYTIGSYIMFHQVKRTPFEFNSGAYDNLTMWEQIDNGDQYTPTKKFLMLVPIGLFLISTHYSKYDLNLFLLNGLSCLCVVIPKLAFAHRLRVTLY